Below is a genomic region from Trichoderma asperellum chromosome 2, complete sequence.
TTACACGGTTACACTTCAAGTAAGTTCTCAATTGAATTATTACAAAATTGTAAGAGAGAAAcggataaaaagaaagaatgaaagacGTCAGTCctattttcttctgctttttgcAATATAAGACAAAATCATAAGCTTGCTTCGTACCTGGCAGACCCAGCTTAGGCGTCTCGGGTAGCAACTTAGGTACAGGCTAGGAGGTACTCTGTACCTGCCAGCTGATAACACCCCTGCCTTGAGCCAGAAGAGCGCATATGAACAGACAATCTAGGTATTACTATATGGATAGATCCTTAATTATCATACAAATGCtagccagcagcttctctcaATTTTGAATTAGGTAAATAGCCAATTTTGCCATCCCTAAACCTgcccattttctttttgaagcTGACCACGAGTTCACTGTGGACACAGTTTACAAAGCGGTCACAGTCTGAGTTTTGCTGTGACCAATGATACCGCATGTCCCCTGAAATTCACTTTGCTTGAAAAACAACTGCACGACTCTGAGTTCCCAATTCCACTGAGAGTCACGCCCACCAGGCTTGAAACGGCCAACATTCACAATGGCTCCCTCAAAGAGAACCGGGAAGCAGAAGTCGTCCAATACATCGACTTCATCCGGCAACAATGGCAACCCCCCTGCGCCGTTCAAACGCCCTCCGGAGGTGCTGGCGCCCTTCATCAGCGAGCTCTCGGAGAAGCACGTCTACATCACGCACATTGACGCCAAGCCGCCGGCCTTCAAGCGCAAGATGTTTCTCGTACCCGTCGCCATGAACGTGGCCGTTGTGGCTCTGTTCGCCTGGCGCATGTACCACATCCTGCCATGGTACTGGAAGCTCCTCATGTCGCTCTGGGGCCACCCCAACGAGACGACGTTCCCCTTCCAGGAGGCGACGTGGTCGGAGCTGGCATGGGAGGTTTGGAAGCGCGGAATTGTCATGTTTATCGACTTCATGCTGTTTGTCTTCGTGTGGCCGTGGCCTGTGGAGTTTGCGTTTGGCAGGTCGCATGGAAACCCGACGCGGTGGCGATTCAATGTTGGATTCCGGGACAAGGAGATTTACGTCCGTCGCAGCAGAGACTGGGACCTGATGCTGCGCGACATCTTCAAGGATGCCAATTCGAAAAAGATCCTGCTCGCCTATACTCAGCAGGCAACATCGCCCATACTGCAGGAGCAAAAGACTGGCTATCTGCTGATGAATGACAAATGGGACCTGGACTGGAACCTCATGGTCCTGGCCCATAAGCTTGTGGATAAAAAGGAGGTTGCCCTCGAGGCGTTTAGGAACGTCATTTTGGTATTCCACCAAGACTACGGCTGGATCTGCCACGATCTCAAGATGGGCATAGCtgccgaggaagatgagaagagaagacagaTTTTTGTCTTCCGAGATGTGCTCACGGCCATGGGCAAAGAAAACCTCTTTTACCGATGGATCGAGGTTGTGCAATTTGAGTCAACTCAGCCAGGAGGATTTGGCCCCGAGAAGCAAGAAGCtgcggcgaagaagatcCGTGAGATGTTTGAGGCTGAAAACATCAACTTCGATGAGCTGTGGAAGGAGGCTGTCGGTACGAATCCATGAAGAATGATATTTTGGTCGGCGGCCAATAGGGCCAAAGAAATGAAATACGCATTTGCATACATTTTGGAGTTGACGAAAGGCGGTAATGTGGGAGCATTGGCATATGACATGCATACCGTCCATTTGATGTATTCAAGTTGTCTACATTTTCTATATCTCAATATTACAGCATCGATAAggatatataataaaaaagttcaGTTCATTCTAACAGCCTATGCACAAGTAATACTGCAACTGCGCCCAATAAATGCCACCCAAGGGTCGTACAGCTGTAAAGGGGTGCCCAGGTTCAGGTTCAGCCTGCTGGTCAAGCAAAGagcataaaaaaaagaaaaaaaaaagggcttcGAACAGGAATTGAACCGCAACATCAAGCGGACTGGGTTTGAGAGCACAAAAGCAGAACTCAAGTACTGCTGGACACAAAACCCATAGTTGCACATCGTGATGCTCTACAACACGCAACGACGGTcacagaaggaaaaagaagatcaccacaacaccaccaagaaaaagggaaaaaagaaagaaaaaaaaaaacggtcTTCCACGCCCAGCATCCACTCTTACTTCCAGCGGTGAATCTACTGCGCGCCTGGGTTTCCCCTTAGGTACTTCTTTGCGGGTGCCACAGCTCGGAAAAGCACCACCGGGCCTGATGTCACTAATCCAGGGCTGGGGGCCGTGTCTGAGAGTTCCGCACCTGGGCGCAGCGCTAGACGGAAGACGTCAGCCGAACCTGAGAAGGCCCTCGCAGGTTGGACCTCGTCTTAACCGAATCCGCCACCCCCAAGTGGGAATGTCGCTGGTGATAGGGATGGAAAGATTTTGGTCTATAAGGCTATGGGAGCTGGCAGCTGGCAGCCGGTCGAGTGCTGCGGCGTTTCAGCACAGTGATACCCAATACCTAATTGCCTGTGAATGTAGAGGTAAGTAGGGCGTTGTGATCGCTACATAGCATAGCATAGTCTATCAAGATCTGGAACATGTTGCTGTTcctgaaggaggaggagaaagagaggaaccTCGATATGTTATCTGTTTGTACATGAGTAGGCTCTGTGCTACGTCCAGGTTGGAAGTCAATATGCACACATATTCTAGAATATATGGTCTAGTATATAGAAGTGCATATTGCTTGTATAGGTAGGATGCCTTTGAAGCACAGCTGCCCGGCCACCGTCTATCTCCACAAAGGACTGCCATATTGGAACGATATATATGGTAAAGACCCTTGGTTGACATGATCTGATATAGCCAAGATGACATAGAGGTACTTGAAAGCATCTTTATAATGCTCCCTGGTAATTCTGTGGCTGGAGCAAGGCACAGGCATCACGCACTCGCGCTGCCCTTCACGCCCAAGCCACTGAACCTGCCGAACCAGCGGAAGAACATATTGAGAAGTTCATGTAACTgcttaaaataactatattagcAAAGTGATCGCATTATAACGTTGCGTATGCACGATACCCTCAGAAAAGCCACCAATTGTAAGGCAAAAAGACCTCTTCTCGACGTTGTGAGTGGAGTCGTGCGCCTTTGCGTGGCTTCCCGTCGACAAGAGGGCCTGCCGAATGGGGCAGTTTCCGAACTGAAGTCCAGCACGTGCGCAGCAGCGATGTACGGCGACGAGCAataaacagcaataataacAGCGCAAAGGGGGTTGGAGGATGCTATAAAGAAGCAATTGCACCGACGTACGAGATACGGCCGTCTAATAATAGCACTGCGGATAGCCCTTCTCcatttaatagtaatatacattctttctttctcctctcaaCCTCGGCGTAATTCGTGTCACCCATGGCCCAACAAACTGCGCCTTCAGTTGCACCCTTGGATGCTGCATCAATTCAGTATGTCTGAGACTTATCAAGACGACGACACAGCCCTCTGTTCCCCCACCAAACAAGTTCGTATTAGATCCCATCGCCTCAGATGTTTCGTATCGACTTTTGACGTTTTTCCTCCTCTAAAATCTCACAGCTTGCGCCGAAGACCAGGGACACACACATACCGCCCTAATTGCGCAGTGGTACACGCGGCTTGCCCCATTTTCGCTGCTCCTAATGATCGTCCCCCCAAAGTTTGCTGAAACATCCCTCCAAATACTGTTAGCGCCTCCAGCGTGTCGTGAAATGCGCTATACCTCGTAGATGCCCCGTAGCCCGGCTCGTCAATAGGCCTTTCGAGCTGTGCGGCAGCGCTATGGCGCTCGCTGTGGCGCTGGAATCCCCCAAGGACGCACTGACccctgccgctgccgcacaAGAGCCTCAGGACTGGACGAATTAACGCGGCCCACCAC
It encodes:
- a CDS encoding uncharacterized protein (EggNog:ENOG41~TransMembrane:2 (i65-84o125-146i)), which encodes MAPSKRTGKQKSSNTSTSSGNNGNPPAPFKRPPEVLAPFISELSEKHVYITHIDAKPPAFKRKMFLVPVAMNVAVVALFAWRMYHILPWYWKLLMSLWGHPNETTFPFQEATWSELAWEVWKRGIVMFIDFMLFVFVWPWPVEFAFGRSHGNPTRWRFNVGFRDKEIYVRRSRDWDLMLRDIFKDANSKKILLAYTQQATSPILQEQKTGYLLMNDKWDLDWNLMVLAHKLVDKKEVALEAFRNVILVFHQDYGWICHDLKMGIAAEEDEKRRQIFVFRDVLTAMGKENLFYRWIEVVQFESTQPGGFGPEKQEAAAKKIREMFEAENINFDELWKEAVGTNP